The Magnolia sinica isolate HGM2019 chromosome 3, MsV1, whole genome shotgun sequence genome includes the window ATTGAATTGACATAAATTCCTAATTTATTCTCTTGTTCAACTAACAATATCAGCAAAAAGCTTTGCACTAAATGATTGTTACATACTTGGTTTTGTTTGGTTATAAGGTTGGTCATGGGCCCGATGAGCATTGAATCCCTTGAAGCCTAGCAAAACTGCTTAACCTgcaaccaatgttcgaaatatcggtatcgcgttacctatcgcacctttgggatatagaaacgtatcggttatcgcatgggatatatcggttgtatcgtgtaatgtattattgttgttggaaacattggaaattggttgaTTTTTTCAACGAAATTTCagtaattgttaaaaaagacaatacacacttacaaatcaaaacattacaaaaaacgagtgcacataatgggttttctttgtatggggtcctaatatatgcctTGTCTAATTAATTGAtctaagtatattcaaagtctattcatataatttataaatgtaagaagacatgtggaaacacaagcaatacattcaaaagcaaaagaagaatcactggattaagttacatacatgtttgattttgattttgattttttttcaattttccgcaatttggtcctccaaatctcgaaatcaaaactcccaatccatgatttttcatgccatgCAAAACACGAAAGCTCATGGATTTGTAACagtttgacactaatttaacacgatttatagaaaaaaaatcgaaaaaaaaaaaaatgtccaccgaatcgaacatgtgggatatatcccactacttgtgtgtttcgtatcgcacaagtgggatacaagatatatcgtgggatatatcggctgatatcgtcgatatttaaaacactgcctgCAACCCACGAAATGAGAGAACACCATAAATGAAAGGACTAAGAAAGGGAAATGAAAATCAATCAATATATTGAAATGATAATTAtcctgcattaaaaaaaaaaagaaaaaaaaaaaaaaagagttgttgAGTATTCAATTTCATATAAATATTGAAAGGTAAACAATCAAATACCAAGAGTTGTTACTTGTTACCATGCAAAGAGTCGATTGGATAATTTCAGAATGCCAACACAACATCAAAGACTCCTTGCTCTTGCGCAAGGTGGTAGCATCATGGAATCAGATTTTAACAGTTCCCTTTGACACATGCCTTGCAAATAAATGTTGAACATTtaccaaagaaaaaaaacaataaaaatatgtGCAGGTATGAAAATGTGTGGATCCTACTAGGGCATTACAAAGTACAAACTCaagattgttcactccccaagtatagggttgtgatgtagtaataaactcggtgagaccgaggtcgaatcccaaggaactgaaacttgtacgtaatctgaaactaaatagaactagaactagaataaggtgaaatctaaatcgaatagaatttaaggaataatggtgaaatattaatctaaaacttaaagaattcagaggtaggaaactagggtgccaaggatccacttgtagcgattgggaagttaccttgcactgatttagggacataactggaatcagagtcctatcttatccagttggtaagaagagatttgtcagatctctgaacttctcatgagtctaatcatcaacagataaaattggtaaagatttggaagtgattccatcacctaaccatgcccaagagactatgacaaacaacaacaatttaccaaacccacagctaaccacaagagaattgtgaaagttaggaagggttccatcacccaaccatgcccatgagatgatggcgaacaacaggacctcctaagttcacaatcttataatgaaaagaacatactcaaagctattgcagatctactgtaatttgagtcacaataaaccattaaaaactaaaagtattccttaataatcaaattagaatccataaaagttcaataaccatgaatcaaagcaaaactaacaccccaatcatgctacaagcttcacctcttaaccctagctaagaggtttagcctagcaacatgattaagctaaatcccttaaacaaaaataaaataaacaaaagaaaaataaaaagaaaaagaaaaaactctactctctctccctcgttCTGTGCTTCACGTCTAGCCCAGATCTGAATGTCTTCTCCCCACGTCCaaaaccttcttttatagctgctggaggcgGTGGAGGGCTGTCGCAGCAGCTGTCACAGTCATAACGAAAGCTTTTTCGCAGTCAAGTTCGGAGCTTCAAAACTCCTTACTTTCCTCCCtcaatttccaaagaaacactTTCCCTTAGGATGTTTTTGAGCCCTATACTGATGGaaggttcagatctgccatatgatgaaagatggtgggccacaaccgcctgaaaAAGTCGGTTTTAGCGGAtctgcgaaagctttcgcactcCTTCACtatcgtgatcggtgggccccatagaggtatTTCCGAaaaaattcaccccatccattacattcaggacgaaatttcagtcaagaatggatggttttgaacgtccattgacacgatccagagaagaaatcacgctAAGATTTGTTTTGAATGTTGCaaggcagtccacttatggcctctgtatcacaTACGTGTGTACGTATGGGTACAaaatttcagcaaggttttgATGTGCTCGAAATCCTCTACACGGTGAATGGATCAGATTGGTCGGACGGGCCATGTAGGTGGCCCACCGACGTCCGCAAGATGGCCCGCTCCGTCCGTTACACGGAAGGccgaaaacggcaactgccgttttgaGAGGATgacgcgggtcagcgcctgctgacccagCTTAGGAGGGCAGTTGCTCGGCGGGcgtgtgtacactatgtacacacgCTTTACATAGTGTCCACTGTAATGTTCttcagaaatccaatccgtccatcctgtttatcatcttatttaaaccgttgaggacaattttgaagcatatccagattgtaggtgggcctctttaacatgaatggcttgattttcttggatccctgacgtgtaaatccgttgatctcAGTCCTCTGGAGTCTGTCCTTTGttttggtgacttcggagcatcaaatcaatacttttaatactctttttcagtcAACGCTCCTAATTAcaccctgcaacaaaaacacgattaaaatattccattaagccttatcatggaTGTAAAATTCGGCAATActcagggtctgatatgcaatattcgacccttatcaaAGATCACTTAACTACAAACAGAAAACTTCATGGGGACATCATCCGCACACGCatgccccccaccctacgcacgtactcaaggaggaggaaggctCCACTATGgatctggatcgacgacgacatctatggaggacctcttagaTAGGAGGTTGTGCTAGGGATGATTGGAGTGGACCCTatcatcatgtgaatcccaccattagatctcatgATCGAGGCCCACTATCCTAGATGATCTagaattttgagttttggttattattgttattagaaacatcatgaacggttttaaTTGCGTTGATTAGTTATTATGTGTGTTACTtcttttttaagtttaagtttgagtgtgcgcacatggtgtggcttttggggtttagggttttcttataaataggcaaccacATACAGGTTTTTTTAccattgaagtttatgaataaaattctgcgttttttctTCTCTAGTTCTCTAAGTTGAAGAATCTAATTAGGTGCGAAACTTTCCCttcttcaaagggctaactaccatggtgcgaagccacaactaTCTCAAATCGTCCCCACCTCCTACACCCCACATCCTTCATCTCCCACAAGCCATCCCTCTTCAAATTCACCCCTTTTTGTACCCAAGTTTTCCTCTACAGCAAATTTACAGATTCTGGCCTTCTgggagggttgaaacttcagcAGGGCACCGCGCACACCGGACCGCGGATCAACGTGAAACTTGGCATGAGGGTAGACCTCCTTTGGTCGACTAACCCCTATCTGGCCGATTCTAGTttcgtgggtcccacacacgtgcggacagGAACCCACACACATGCGTCTGGGCCAAGGCTGTTGAAGCATGGTGAATCctttgaattggggaacaatcctttgcaaggaTGGATGAATCTACACTCCATTaggtattgtttggtttataattttacttgatccagccctaaacgtgtgtaggcctggacccccatagattcctcTTATTGAATGTTTGAACGTATGTGGGACGTGACTTTTTTTGTGATTATTtagaaattggtatgatctatagcttgaaatcttgcacctcatttaatttcatgtcctgcatcaaaactGCACCATTATTAGCATTCCTTAAGAAAACAAATCTTCTCTATGCAGGTTTGGCAAGATTCTAACTCAGTGGTTAGTACAAGCTAGTTGCATTTGGTCAAAATTATATCATTTAAACATGTTTGTCACAAAATCACAAGCCAGAAGAAAACATATGACATAAAATTTCTTAGGGAATCAGGAATACCAGCTGTGACCAGTGGTTTGGGTCTTGCATTATAAATGGAAAGATTTCAGATGGCTGCATCGTTTCTGACTGCAAGAAATGATTTACAGCATCCACGAAATGCAAGTCAAAAAGTAAGAGAAAGCCCACTTGAGCATGCATAAAGGAAAGCATTTCCTTCGTCATTTCACCTTCACACTCAAGCTCCTCTAGCAAATGGATGGCTTCCTTAAAATTCTTCTTCCTCAACAGATACTTTCCGAAAGCAAATAACCTACATTTGAACAGTTATATTGAAGATTGAATAACCAAACGTCTGTAGTATTTCCATCAGAGAGTTTTGTTGATTATCGCCTATtcaaagtgaggcccatcatataaatggttcaaGTCATTCAAAAATACCAACATCCAAGCGCTAGAGTCCTATGCATCCTATTGCAATAGATTGCAAATTTGCTTCCCTCTCAGATTTTGAATGCATacgcatttcatacataaattaCTTTACAATAAAAAATTGTCTGCAAGAGGAATATTTTAATGGTTGGTACATATCTACTGTTTTTAGTTGATTAGTTCTTGTTCATCAAACCTCAAGAGGCCTGGACAGTGATCTCTCCATGTTTAAGCTTACTTTTGCCTTCAGATTCTGTTCCTAGATATTTATCTTCATCTTCAGTTTTTGGTTTTCATGATTTAGATAGTAAGAACTGATCTCTAGCAAAATCGAAAGTCACTAACAATCATACTCTTTTGTGTTCTTATCTGCTAATTTACTGGCTTGCATTATAGTTTATACGTGACTGTTTTCTCCTCTGGATCTCAAACCAGTGACTTCCAGATAACTAAACATCATCTATAATGAAAATAGTCATTTACATTTTACACCAACAAAAGGGACAGATAATCAGTAAGGAAGAGGCAACAAGCAACAAAATGATGTGATAAAGAGTCAAATACATACCAGTCATGAACAGTTCCAAACAAGCCCCGATCATAAATGATCTTCAATTTGCTGGACTCATTGACAGGAACAACATTCATCACCCATACATCTTTATCTTTAAGGGAAGCTGCAAAACTGCCCAGGTTTGAATTCATATCCCTGATATTTCTGAAAGAATTCTTCTCTATTTTAGATTTCATCTACTTCCAGTACTCAGTGACTCTCCAATGCCAAATCTCCTGCATTTCATAAATCTCTCTAAGCAACTCAAATTTCAAAGACTAAAAAGTTCATAGAACCTAAAAGTTCATAAACGCATTTCATAAATTTTTGGTGGTGAAGATAAAACAAAAGGACTCCAACTCGCCAGGCACCTACTTAGAGTAAGAAATGATGAATTTAAATACATGTTAAGGGCTATTAGTAATCCCACAAGCAGGTAAAGATATTGTACAAATTCTCCTTTAGATTCAAGATTGAAGTCAGCAAAGCCTGTTTTATAAATATTCAACCAAGTCCATGGATACTTGATCAGCCAGTTGTGAACACTGGCAATTAGATGAAGTAGGAAATATTAAACCCAGGCAATTAGGCTCTCAAACAAAATAAAGCCAGTTGGAATAAAAAGTTATTTGGGGGTTCTTACACAACATCAGACTGATAGGAGTTAAGACTAAACTACTCAAGGCCACTCTAACTGGAAGCATATTCTTCCAACTTCGTATCTTTAACGCTTATAGAAGGTTGACGAGTAGCCATTCTAAAGGTTTATGAagcaaatgagagagaaatgtttGAGGCTGAGAGTTAGACAAGGCTTGTTTTGATAGTGAGGTCAAAGACTCAGTCAGAGAGGAAACTGGTATCCAAAGTGGGCCAAAAACAGTTGTAAAACCAGACCAGCAGTTGATTCCAACAGCAACAGCAATGAGAGCCGGATTTGGCTTTTCAAGATAACACGTTCGGGAGTTCAAGCAGCTAGGAGCAGAAGACTCATGGGATTTCTTCGGAAGCCTAAAAAGAAACTGACACCATATTGTCGTCATCAGAAGCATGTATGGACCATAGCAATAAATCTCATTCATGGTAATTTTTTAGTTCAGAAATTTCTCATCGGATTTTCATATCttgaagctttctcaagatatCACCTAAGAATcttgctaaaaataaaaatttaaatatttattataaatcatAATGATAAAGTTGTAGAAAATTAACTACCAATGATAAATAATGATATTTTTGTGAATATGTTGTGGGATTTTCAACATCTCACTGATAGTTGTCGAAGTCGTGTATGGATAACATGTGTGGGTTTTGTTTGACCAAAGATTCCAATAGAAAAAAATGAGTGGGTTGTAATTCCTATTTATTAGGAATGAGCAGAACAACCTGCTTTGGAATCCTCTGAGCCTTCCTATTGTTTCAAACATGGACCAAACATTTTTAGTTTAGTTTTAATTTTAGCTAATGGTAGGAGTCTTTACAATGCTTAGGCCTAAATCAGCAAATGCTAGATACTAAAATTtgagtttagttttttttttttttttttcttccccattATCTCACAGAAGTCTTAGTTATGGGAGTTACAAGAGCTGAGAATAAACTACTTTTAGAGTTGTGTTTTTGGGTTTATTTTGTAGTATAAAGGGTGTTTAATCAACCATATGGACTGGTTAGTGGTTATGgagaataaaattgatatttttccTTTAAGTAGAAAATAAAACACGTGGTACATGTTAGacacctcacataccttgtatatcttatTATCTTGTATATCTTATTTCTATAGGTAGGGGATACTGCCTTTactactttccttgtatagatggttgtaatctctatatattcaaccacattgggttgtctcaaatacacagaaaatcttctgcatctctcagttttcatggtatcagagcgaggttgatCCGAAACCGTCCCTACATCGTTCGTTCATCACCTCTGCTGCGTCTGGCAAGTGCCTCTGCTCATCCGACCGCCCCTGCGTCGTCCAGCCGCCTAAACCACGCCGTCCGACCGCCCATGTTGTATTGTCCGGCCATCCCTGCTGCGTTCGGATATTGTTCCTGCTCATCCGACCTCCCCTGCGTCGTCCGACTATCCCTATTACGTCATCCTGCGACCCTTCTACTTCAAATCTGCTCGTCCGACCCTGCTGCGTCATCCGGTCGTCCCTACTTGCCTCTGCTCACCTCTGCGCCTCTGTCCCTGTGCTCCTCTGTTCATCCCTGCTCGTCTGGCCAGCACTTGCTTGTCCGGCAGCCCCTGCTCGGCCTCTGCTCGTCCAAATCCAGATTCAGATCCAACGCACTCTGCTCGTCCAGATCCTGTTCGTCCAGATTCAACCTCTGctcatccagatccagatcccttGCTGTACGGTACATCTGAAACTTTCTGTGTATTCCATTACTTCAGATCAATCAATGGATAaggactcatcacgtacagaagccccacgttgtagttttgatggtaccaactattctctatgggccatccattttaagaacttcctcaagggtcgtggtttgtggggactctTTGATGGATTTGATTCCCACAGATGCCGCCAAATTAGATGATTGGGAAATAAACAATGGacgattattacctggattctcgattcggtcgatcggtccattcTTGTTGgactcacacctcatcgcacatTGCTAAGGCGATGTGGGAACATCTCCGGtcgatttatcaacagagtaatgcggctgGTTATACCGCCTTGAACAGGATCTTGTTACCCTTACTCAGGGTAatagtattcaatcattttactctaaaattgtcacaatttggacaaaGATGACTATaatggatccaacatttcctcatgactttaaaatattccaaactATACACaagagtgcgcaagttcgtcaATTCCTTATGAAGCTACGTTcgaaatttgagcattgtcgggctctcttgaaccgtagccttactccttcattgaattcggttattaatgatttattagccgAGGAACAACAACCTGAAAGTTCTCTCAACTCTGggctcatctgatatggtgcttgctgtgtccacaacTCCACCAACACGTGGTTCTGGTTCCTCTCCCTTGACTTGTCACGGGTGCAACAAGGTGGgacatgttgtcgctcaatgcaaggaatggtgtgcttattgtcgacggactggtaatggtattcaggactgccatACACGAGcttatgcatcttctttcggccgtggccgtggtcgtggccgtggtcgtggtcgtggtcgtgctctttgTGCTACggtgccactatttcttccgagccatCTGTTAGTGAGTCTGCATCTGTTTCTTCTGAAGGTCTTTTATCTCCATTGACTCTGCGATGCTCCAACAAATTGTTCATGCCCTTTCTGCCGCCGGTATGTCGTATATCCCCATCttttacatggttcttcgatttaggtgcttccaatcatatgagtGATGTTTCCCATTTTCGTGACATTCGTCCTTATAACGGTAATCATGTTATTTCTACTgcagatggcactagactacctattcaatCCGTTGgctcattgactttctctccttcggCCCATCGCTAGTTCactcttcgtgatgtgtttcatgtccctaacctctcctccaatttaattttagTTGGTCAACTTACATTCCAATAAtcgcttagtcatatttcttcccaatcgttgttttgtgcaggatctcgCAACGGGAAGatacttgggaagggtaggcggTATGGTCGTCTTGTACGTGCTtgactttgatccatctgtcaccttggctcgttgtttcttttctccatcttcatcgaGATATTACTTCAGAAATAAAATGTGGAAAGCTGTGGCACTTTCGCCGGGTCATCCACATTCGATCGGTTACTTGATTAATTTCAtcggcatgttagggaatatttctcttaataaaaataattttgattattcttgttcttctgttgtctttcaaaaagtaagtgtatttccttttctttaagtactacaaaatcatcttctatgtttgaacttgtgcatacggatgtccgAGGTCCATCACCAATTATGTCCCTCTCGgattacgatactatgttatattcattgatgacttTATACGGTatacttggatttactttctgcaatcaaagtcacaggtttttgaaaaattcaagttatttcactctatggtagaGACTCAGTTTCGGGTTCCAGtgcaaactctccgctctgactcaggggggaatatctctcaaccgaaTTTCGTACCTTTCTTcaaggtcatgggattattcatcagaccacctgttctgatactccacaacaaaatggggtggctgaacggaaaaatcgtcatattgttgaaactgccaacactctgatgacagctatgagtgttcctcgttctttctgggcggaagccatgttacattcaatctacttgattaaccggatgccaaccaaagttctgaatggtaaatctccctactttgttctcaccggcttacctcctgcatattccacactccgtgtgtttggttgtatttgttatgttcacctgg containing:
- the LOC131238720 gene encoding vacuolar sorting protein 3-like; amino-acid sequence: MKSKIEKNSFRNIRDMNSNLGSFAASLKDKDVWVMNVVPVNESSKLKIIYDRGLFGTVHDWLFAFGKYLLRKKNFKEAIHLLEELECEGEMTKEMLSFMHAQVGFLLLFDLHFVDAVNHFLQSETMQPSEIFPFIMQDPNHWSQLGVIRSVD